One genomic segment of Polyodon spathula isolate WHYD16114869_AA chromosome 17, ASM1765450v1, whole genome shotgun sequence includes these proteins:
- the LOC121330083 gene encoding P2Y purinoceptor 1-like, with translation MMYCDMAQEWLLLVQTVFIPTVFLGVLVVGLILNLLSLWIFFTRVKPWNRSTLFLCNLALADVTWLLMLPFLIQYHLGQLDWIFGEAVCKLNRTVYHSCFYCSIYFITCVSVDRYLAIVHPLKSISLLTRRQSLLVCLAVWVITSVVSYPVAQMATTQTCPNNRTICSLYVFLNNTHESLPFSLTCTVTGCLGPFCAICYCYCSSVRQLRRQPHLSRWSQKRRKLANVMYSTLLIFGVLYLPYHLIRNTAIALQAAYPGVLSPPILSAETAFAFEMAFCSLNTCINPLFYFLTGGDFRHHFFEMFPCLSGRLMLRQRPPGQNVQLHVGIIGPV, from the coding sequence ATGATGTACTGTGACATGGCCCAGGAGTGGCTGCTCCTGGTGCAGACGGTCTTTATCCCGACTGTGTTCCTGGGTGTGCTGGTGGTGGGGCTCATCCTGAACCTGTTGTCCCTCTGGATCTTCTTCACTCGGGTCAAGCCATGGAACCGGAGCACCCTCTTCCTCTGCAACCTGGCACTGGCCGACGTCACCTGGCTCCTCATGTTGCCCTTCCTCATCCAGTACCATCTGGGGCAGCTCGACTGGATCTTTGGAGAGGCCGTGTGCAAGCTGAATCGGACTGTGTACCACTCCTGCTTCTACTGCAGCATCTACTTCATCACCTGCGTCAGCGTGGACCGCTACCTGGCCATCGTGCACCCACTTAAGTCCATCTCCCTGCTCACCAGGCGTCAGTCCCTGCTGGTCTGCCTGGCTGTGTGGGTGATCACCTCTGTGGTCAGCTACCCTGTCGCCCAGATGGCCACTACCCAGACCTGCCCCAACAACAGAACCATCTGCTCTCTTTATGTCTTCCTCAACAACACCCACGAAAGCCTGCCCTTCTCCTTGACCTGCACTGTCACCGGCTGCCTGGGGCCCTTCTGTGCCATCTGCTACTGCTACTGCAGCAGCGTGCGTCAGCTCCGGAGGCAGCCTCACCTAAGCCGATGGTCCCAGAAGAGGCGCAAGCTGGCCAATGTCATGTACTCGACCCTGCTCATCTTTGGCGTGCTCTACCTGCCTTACCACCTGATCAGGAACACGGCCATCGCACTGCAGGCCGCCTACCCAGGCGTTCTCTCTCCCCCTATTCTCAGTGCGGAGACGGCGTTCGCCTTTGAGATGGCCTTCTGCAGCCTCAACACTTGCATCAACCCGCTCTTCTACTTCCTGACCGGGGGAGACTTTCGCCACCACTTCTTTGAGATGTTCCCTTGCTTGAGCGGCCGGCTGATGCTGAGACAGCGACCACCGGGGCAGAATGTTCAGCTGCACGTAGGGATCATTGGTCCTGTGTGA